Proteins from a genomic interval of Chloroflexota bacterium:
- the rpsI gene encoding 30S ribosomal protein S9, protein MTTRPAQASSDQQYYYGTGKRKNAVAQVRLYPGGGEVVVNGRSLEQALPWVTWQSAALEPLQVTDNLGKFTVVAKCHGGGLAAWGDALRHGIARGLLAFDPNLRKLLRSHGMLTRDARIKERKKYGLKRARRAPQYTKR, encoded by the coding sequence ACAGGCATCCAGCGATCAGCAATACTACTATGGCACGGGCAAGCGCAAGAATGCAGTTGCGCAGGTACGACTATATCCCGGTGGCGGCGAGGTTGTGGTAAACGGCCGGTCGTTGGAGCAGGCGTTGCCGTGGGTGACATGGCAATCGGCGGCTTTGGAGCCTTTGCAAGTGACGGACAACCTCGGCAAGTTTACGGTCGTGGCCAAGTGCCACGGCGGTGGCTTGGCCGCTTGGGGCGACGCATTGCGGCACGGAATCGCGCGCGGTCTGCTGGCGTTTGATCCAAACCTTCGGAAGCTGCTGCGGAGCCACGGAATGCTAACCCGCGATGCCCGCATCAAGGAGCGCAAGAAGTACGGTCTCAAACGGGCCCGTCGCGCGCCGCAGTACACCAAGAGGTAG